The DNA region ACCAGCGCGCTTCCACTTCCCGGGGTTCATACCCCTTGTCTAACAGAGCCTCACTCATGTGCACTCCCTCATGCTTCTTATTATATCTTCACAAAAACCGGTTTTTAAAATCCGGTCGTATACACAAAAAAACAGGAATACGGACCATAAAAAAAGGGATTATGGAATAATCCCCTTTTTTGTGCAAGTTTTTGATCCGCTGACTTCCCGAAAATCAGGACGGATCTTTGTAAAGAGCATCCTTCAGAGCATGGATTTCTTTTTCCACAGCCCTTTCCACAACAGAAACCAGAGCCATATCCAGTTTTTCAGCAAATACCTTGCGAACCACCCTCTCAAGTATGGCTTCAAAATCCACATCCGCCAGCCTGTCCTCCAAGGCCTGCACAGAGCTGCCCTGCTCCATATCCTCTGAAAAATCATTGTTTTCCAAAGGCACAAAGCCTGTGTCCGGCATCAGGGATTCTGCTGCAAGATCCTGATTCGAACCTTTATCGAAATCAGAATCCAGGTCTTTCTCAGGCTCATCAGCAAAAGAAAATGCTGAGTCTGCCCCACCTTCATCAATGGTATCAGAAACAAAAAAGTACTTTCCGTCTGACGAAATGGCTGCCTTTTCTTCCAGATCGAAGAGTGCCTCATCTTCTCCTGAAAAAGCCTGTTCTTCCGAAAACTCTCCCTCGTCCGATTCTTCTACAGGCACGTCCTCTTCCAGAAGAATACCAGCTGCTTCCAAATCAAGAACATCTTCCTCGGAAAAAACTCCTTCGTCCGATTCTTCTACAGGCACGTCCTCTTCCAGAAGAATACCGGCTGCTTCCAAATCAAGAACATCTTCCTCGGAAAAAACTCCTTCGTCCGATTCTTCTACAGGCACGTCCTCTTCCAGAAGAATACCGGCTGCTTCCAAATCAAGAACATCTTCCTCGAAAAAAACTCCTTCGTCCGATTCTTCTACAGGCACGTCCTCTTCCAGAAGAATACCGGCTGCTTCTAAATCAAGAACATCTTCATCTGCAAAGCCATTTTCTCCGGAATCAGAAATATGATCTTCTTCAAGAAGATCCCCTGCTACAGCCAGATCCAGCACATCATCAGCATCACTGGCATTCCATGAATCTGCATCGGATACCGGTTTGCCATCCAATTCCAGAGAGAAATCATCTCCTTCAAGAAAAGCACCCACATCACCGAGATCTATAGCCTCTTCCCGAAACATCAACTCTGTTTCCGAAGGAACATGAACCTCACCTTCCGGCGCAGCAACAGATACCTGTGAAAAATCAGGAACATCTGCCGCATCAAGATCCTGCTCCTCTACCCAGTCATCCGGATCCAGAAGAAGATCCTCTTCGGGTTGGGGATCAATGTCTTTTTTTACAGGCAGGTCCGGGATTTTATTGCCACCGGATTTTGGAGAAGAACCAACCAGGATATCTTCAAGATCAATGAAATCTTCATCTTCCACTGAGCTTTCAGAAGGATGCGGAACAACACGAAAAGGCTCCCCTGAATTATCCTCAGATGCAACTTCCAATACCGGAACGGAAACAGAACCTTTTCCATCTCCTTCTGCCTGAAGGGTCATGGCAAGATCTGAAAGATCCAGATCATCCGTTAATCCATCATCACGAGACGGCGCTATGCTCCGTTCAGTCGTATCTTTCATATATTCTCCGATTACATGACTGGACAGCCTGGTGTTGTGGACACCGCAACAGGTAGGAAATGATGGCGACATCCGAAGATTAGACAAAGTAAAGCAAACATTAACTTTTTATTTCTGCTTTCTGGTACATTCCTTAACTCTAAAGAACCTGAAAAACTTTTTTACCAAAACTCCAAAGCTTGTAGCATATACTTTATAAAGCCTCCCGCATACAATATCTTACCAATTCATGCAGAAAGTTCTGCGGATAATAAGTCTAAATATTTCATACCAGAAAAAATCTGTCAAGAAAACGGAGCTGTCCTTTTCTTTTAAAAACACTTATTTTTTATATGAGGTTCAGAAATAACATTTTTTTCAATCAGGACAGTATCATTGTATCCAATGAGATATAAGTATAAATTGTATTTCTTCGCATTGAGAAGGACTTCAACCAAATTAAACTTAAGCCAAAACAAGGATCACCATGCGACGCATTCCTTTTCAGCTTCCTGCATCCCCACCGGAACATGTTTGTATCACAGGCCAGGATGCCAACCATATTCGAAAAGTTCTCCGCATGCAACAGGGAGACCCTCTGTGTCTCTTTGACGGCAAGGGCAATGAATATGAAGCCCTGATTCACAGAATGGATACGGAGGGCGTCCAGCTCACATTGACGGGTATCCAGCGCAGCATTCCAGCCCCCCCTGTACATCTGGATATCGCCATCGCCCTTCTCAAGGAAAAAAAAATCGATGAGCTTATCCGCCCCCTCACGGAACTGGGAGCAGGAACCATAAGAATCTTTTGTGCCGCACGCAGTGTTCCAGTTCTTAAAAAAGACAAGGCTGAAGCAAGGATGGAAAGATGGCAGAAACTGGCCACTGAATCCCTCAAGCAATGCTGCGGCAGCCACATGCCTGAAATCCTTTTTCATAAAGACAGCTCTCCCCTTATGCTTGACCCTGCACCAGAAGAAAAACGGATTCTTTTCTGGGAAAGCACGGACAGCAGTCATTGGTCTGAAGAAAAAAAGGCTATGCCCCTGCGTATCCGTGCAGTTTTTGGTCCTGAGGGAGGATTTGATCCGAAAGAAATTCAGGGTTTTTTCA from Desulfobotulus mexicanus includes:
- a CDS encoding RsmE family RNA methyltransferase; this translates as MRRIPFQLPASPPEHVCITGQDANHIRKVLRMQQGDPLCLFDGKGNEYEALIHRMDTEGVQLTLTGIQRSIPAPPVHLDIAIALLKEKKIDELIRPLTELGAGTIRIFCAARSVPVLKKDKAEARMERWQKLATESLKQCCGSHMPEILFHKDSSPLMLDPAPEEKRILFWESTDSSHWSEEKKAMPLRIRAVFGPEGGFDPKEIQGFFRAGYKPLGLGPRILRAPTAVLAGTSLLQYLYGDLSLPPFPGLWKE